One Oryza sativa Japonica Group chromosome 8, ASM3414082v1 DNA window includes the following coding sequences:
- the LOC4344715 gene encoding zinc finger CCCH domain-containing protein 56 isoform X1: MDYTNAIHIIPDAAGPDAWANAAAQGGDAGIWATEDDYNSQWNADGGGGGSSRAGSEQPPPGKKSRGGGGGEGGGNTSKSRAIGKMFFKTKLCCKFRAGTCPYVTNCNFAHGMEELRKPPPNWQEIVAAHEEATEAREEHQIPIMTSSGPTAGGDAGCGGGGGGGSGRAYKGRHCKKFYTDEGCPYGDACTFLHDEQSKARESVAISLSPSVGGGGGGGSYNSAAAAAASASAAAGNGPMQKPSNWKTRICNKWEMTGYCPFGSKCHFAHGAAELHKYGGGLVDIDSRDAAATPDSKQAVVSAKAPAETAAASTTVLPHADVYHLGVQAQRSTIAGQRSGQVQRPIQKWKGPDKISRIYGDWIDETE, from the exons ATGGATTACACCAACGCCATCCACATCATCCCGGACGCGGCGGGCCCCGACGCCTGGGCGAacgcggcggcgcagggcggGGACGCCGGGATATGGGCCACCGAGGACGACTACAACAGCCAGTGgaacgccgacggcggcggcggcggctcttcGAGGGCCGGGAGCGAGCAGCCACCTCCGGGCAAGAaatcccgcggcggcggcggcggcgaaggcggcgggaACACGAGCAAGTCGCGGGCGATCGGGAAGATGTTCTTCAAGACGAAGCTGTGCTGCAAGTTCAGGGCGGGGACCTGCCCCTACGTCACCAACTGCAACTTCGCCCACGGCATGGAGGAGCTCCGCAAGCCGCCGCCCAACTGGCAGGAGATCGTCGCGGCGCACGAGGAGGCCAcggaggcgagggaggagcaCCAGATCCCCATCATGACGTCGTCGGGacccaccgccggcggcgacgcgggctgcggcggcggcggcggcggcggctccgggagGGCCTACAAGGGGAGGCACTGCAAGAAGTTCTACACCGACGAGGGATGCCCCTACGGCGACGCGTGCACGTTCCTCCACGACGAGCAGTCCAAGGCCAGGGAGAGCGTCGCGATCAGCCTCTCGCcgagcgtcggcggcggcggcggtggcgggagctACAATtctgcggccgccgcggccgcctccgcctccgccgcggcggggaaTGGGCCGATGCAGAAGCCGTCGAACTGGAAGACGAGGATCTGTAACAAGTGGGAGATGACTGGGTACTGCCCCTTTGGCAGCAAATGCCACTTCGCTCATGGAGCAGCTG AACTCCACAAGTATGGTGGGGGACTTGTTGACATAGACAGCAGGGATGCTGCAGCAACTCCCGACTCCAAGCAAGCTGTGGTATCTGCGAAAGCTCCAGCAGAGACCGCTGCTGCATCCACCACAGTGCTCCCTCATGCAGACGTGTACCATCTAGGCGTGCAGGCGCAGCGTTCTACCATTGCCGGCCAAAGGTCTGGGCAGGTACAGAGGCCCATTCAGAAATGGAAGGGCCCTGACAAGATCAGCAGGATCTATGGTGACTGGATAGACGAAACCGAGTAG
- the LOC4344716 gene encoding DEAD-box ATP-dependent RNA helicase 42 isoform X1, translating to MGSSDEAGSSKHHRRDKEKDRERSSSRHHRDRDRERSSSRHHHREDRDDDRDRDRDRERRHREKERDREERKAREREEREKEKERERARRREERDREERSRRREAAAEEEEEDVDRDRKRRRRSSHHHHHHRDAEPEGPASGAREEEVVDVEEAERRRQKKKEEEQKQLDEEMETRRRRIKEWQEMKRREEETKRREQEEAGVGTSAAAAAAPAEAEDGGNAGKKWTLDGEESDEEGNQEDGKKSDDNGGSGAGAMDVDVPNGGDNANGANAMDEDEIDPLDAFMNSMVLPEVAKLESMPAANVDDKNDKSAKDAVTNGDKKGPKKVMGRIIQGEDSDSDYADDEDDEGGSEDEDDEEFMKRVKKTKAEKLAIVDHSKIDYQPFRKNFYIEVKDITKMAAEEVAAYRKQLELKVHGKDVPKPIKTWVQSGLTSKLLDTIKKLGFEKPMSIQAQALPIIMSGRDCIGIAKTGSGKTLAFVLPMLRHVKDQPAVVPGDGPIGLIMAPTRELVVQIHSDIKKFSKALGINCVAIYGGSGVAQQISELKRGAEIVVCTPGRMIDILCTSSGKITNLRRVTFLVMDEADRMFDMGFEPQITRIVQNTRPDRQTVLFSATFPRQVEILARKVLTKPVEIQVGGRSVVNKDITQLVEVRPENERFFRLLELLGEWFDKGKILVFVHSQDKCDSLLKDLFQHGYPCLSLHGGKDQTDRESTLADFKSNVCSLLIATSVAARGLDVKELELVVNYDVPNHYEDYVHRVGRTGRAGRKGFAVTFISEEEERYAPDLVKALELSEQAVPEDLKGLADRFMAKVKQGTEQAHGTGYGGSGFKFNEEEDEARKSAKKAQAREYGYEEDKSDSDSDEEGGVRKAGGDLAAQAIAAAQAAAAMVAAKAASNANQQTQGTSVGPLLPLAIASNTQNNEATARALQAAFNIQQNLARIQAHAVPEHYEAELEINDFPQNARWKITHKETLGPIQEWTGAAITTRGTFFPQGKIVGANERKLYLFIEGPTELSVKKAKAELKRVLEDCANHALNLPGSAQTGKYSVI from the coding sequence GCGGAAGgcgcgggagcgggaggagcgggagaaggagaaggagagggagcgtgcgcggcggcgcgaggagaggGACCGCGAGGAGAGGTCgaggaggcgggaggcggcggcggaggaggaggaggaggatgtggACCGCGAccgcaagcgccgccgccggtcgtcgcaccaccaccaccaccaccgcgacgCGGAGCCGGAGGGGCCGGCTTCGGGGgccagggaggaggaggtggtggatgTGGAGGAGGCCGAGAGGCGGCGccagaagaagaaggaggaggagcagaagcAGCTGGACGAAGAGATGGAgacgcggcgccgccgcatcaAGGAGTGGCAGGAGATGAAGCGCCGCGAGGAGGAGACGAAGCGCCGCGAGCAGGAGGAGGCCGGAGTTGGcacctcagccgccgccgccgcggcccccgCAGAAGCAGAAGATGGCGGCAATGCCGGGAAGAAGTGGACCTTGGATGGCGAGGAGTCTGATGAGGAGGGGAACCAAGAGGATGGTAAGAAATCCGATGATAATGGTGGTTCTGGTGCCGGTGCCATGGACGTTGATGTTCCAAATGGGGGTGATAATGCAAACGGCGCCAATGCTATGGATGAAGATGAGATTGATCCGCTTGATGCGTTCATGAACTCGATGGTATTGCCTGAGGTCGCAAAGCTTGAGAGCATGCCTGCTGCCAATGTGGATGACAAGAATGATAAGAGTGCTAAGGATGCTGTGACTAATGGGGATAAAAAGGGGCCAAAGAAGGTGATGGGGAGAATTATACAAGGAGAAGACTCAGACTCGGATTATGCAGATGACGAGGATGATGAGGGTGGTTCCGAagatgaggatgatgaggagTTCATGAAACGTGTCAAGAAGACAAAGGCAGAAAAGTTGGCTATTGTTGACCATTCTAAGATCGACTACCAGCCGTTCCGGAAGAATTTCTACATTGAGGTGAAGGATATTACAAAGATGGCAGCTGAGGAAGTGGCAGCTTATCGGAAGCAGTTGGAGCTCAAGGTGCATGGGAAAGATGTACCCAAGCCAATAAAGACATGGGTGCAGAGTGGGCTTACCAGCAAGCTCCTTGATACAATCAAGAAACTTGGTTTCGAGAAACCGATGTCTATACAGGCACAAGCACTGCCGATCATAATGAGTGGGCGTGATTGTATAGGAATTGCAAAGACTGGATCAGGCAAGACTCTAGCATTTGTCCTGCCTATGCTGAGGCATGTCAAAGATCAGCCGGCTGTTGTTCCTGGAGATGGCCCAATTGGGCTTATAATGGCTCCTACTAGAGAGCTTGTGGTGCAGATACATTCAGACATTAAGAAGTTTTCGAAGGCGCTTGGCATCAACTGTGTTGCTATCTATGGAGGTTCTGGAGTTGCCCAGCAGATCAGTGAACTGAAGAGGGGTGCTGAAATTGTTGTTTGTACACCAGGCAGGATGATTGATATTCTTTGCACAAGCAGTGGGAAGATTACTAATCTTCGGAGAGTTACATTCTTGGTGATGGATGAAGCTGATAGGATGTTTGATATGGGTTTTGAGCCTCAGATTACTCGGATAGTTCAGAATACTCGTCCAGATAGGCAGACAGTTCTTTTCTCAGCCACTTTTCCACGTCAGGTGGAGATACTGGCCCGTAAGGTGCTGACAAAGCCTGTTGAGATCCAGGTGGGTGGGAGGAGTGTCGTCAACAAAGATATCACACAACTGGTTGAGGTGCGGCCAGAAAATGAGAGGTTCTTTAGGCTGTTGGAGCTGCTTGGAGAGTGGTTTGATAAAGGTAAAATTCTTGTTTTTGTCCATTCACAAGATAAATGTGATTCTCTACTCAAAGACCTGTTCCAGCATGGATATCCATGCCTATCCCTGCATGGTGGGAAAGACCAGACTGACCGTGAATCAACACTAGCTGATTTCAAGAGCAATGTGTGCAGCTTGCTGATTGCTACCAGTGTTGCTGCTAGGGGTTTAGATGTCAAGGAGCTTGAGCTTGTTGTGAATTATGATGTCCCGAACCACTATGAGGATTATGTTCATCGTGTTGGACGAACTGGACGTGCTGGGAGGAAGGGATTTGCCGTGACTTTTATTTCTGAGGAAGAGGAGCGTTATGCTCCAGACCTTGTTAAAGCTTTGGAGCTCTCAGAGCAGGCTGTTCCAGAGGACCTGAAAGGTCTAGCTGATCGTTTTATGGCAAAGGTGAAGCAGGGAACAGAGCAGGCCCATGGAACAGGATATGGTGGAAGCGGTTTCAAGTTCAATGAAGAGGAGGATGAAGCACGGAAATCTGCAAAGAAGGCTCAGGCAAGGGAATATGGTTATGAGGAGGACAAGTCAGATTCAGATTCTGATGAGGAAGGAGGGGTTCGTAAGGCGGGAGGTGACCTTGCGGCACAAGCTATTGCTGCTGctcaagctgctgctgctatggTTGCAGCAAAGGCTGCTAGCAATGCCAACCAGCAAACACAAGGCACTTCTGTAGGGCCCTTGCTTCCTCTAGCCATTGCTTCAAACACACAGAATAACGAGGCCACAGCACGTGCACTGCAGGCTGCATTTAACATACAGCAAAATCTGGCAAGGATACAAGCACATGCAGTCCCAGAACATTATGAGGCTGAGCTTGAGATTAATGATTTCCCACAAAATGCCCGCTGGAAGATCACTCACAAAGAAACATTGGGTCCTATCCAGGAATGGACGGGTGCTGCAATCACTACAAGGGGAACCTTTTTTCCTCAAGGAAAAATTGTTGGTGCTAATGAACGCAAGCTGTACCTGTTCATAGAGGGCCCCACTGAGCTATCTGTCAAGAAGGCGAAAGCAGAATTGAAGCGTGTCCTTGAAGATTGTGCCAACCATGCTCTGAACCTTCCTGGTTCTGCCCAAACTGGAAAGTACTCTGTTATTTGA